A portion of the Sulfurospirillum diekertiae genome contains these proteins:
- a CDS encoding type II toxin-antitoxin system HipA family toxin: protein MPDSLHVKVSNEKVGTILLENNEYIFDYTTDNQDAFVSLSMPVRVKSYANPKLHPIFEMHLPEGYLLSIIKKHFSKITKTDDFGLLQLMAHSIKGRLTYEADKTQEESTLSLDTLLHPKSETLFDELVSRFALDSPISGVQPKVLVKVRDKVTLPLQEYIVKSWGDEYPHLALNEFYCMKVVKCAGIEVPEFYLSDDNKLFIMKRFDIKDDGNYLGFEDMCVLQARQADEKYEGSYEHIAKSIKTFVSPKYKKKALRDFFKMMVINTLVQNGDAHLKNFGMLYENIHDIWLAPAYDVVCTTLYIQKDIPALHLLESKKWWSKAFLLRFGKESCELSTSETRVLYDECVEALRITAHEMKERIEIENDLHVKAFLSSLMEAFERENQ, encoded by the coding sequence ATGCCAGATAGTTTACATGTAAAAGTTTCTAACGAAAAAGTCGGCACTATCCTTCTCGAAAATAACGAATACATCTTTGACTACACAACCGACAATCAAGATGCCTTTGTATCGCTGAGTATGCCTGTGAGAGTCAAAAGTTATGCAAACCCAAAACTTCACCCCATTTTTGAGATGCACTTGCCCGAGGGGTATCTTCTTTCCATCATCAAAAAACATTTTTCAAAAATAACCAAAACCGATGACTTCGGACTTCTTCAGCTCATGGCGCATAGCATTAAAGGTAGGCTTACGTACGAAGCAGATAAGACACAAGAAGAATCAACCCTCAGTTTAGACACACTCTTGCACCCCAAGAGTGAAACGCTCTTTGATGAACTTGTAAGCCGTTTTGCACTGGACTCTCCTATCAGTGGTGTTCAACCCAAAGTTTTAGTCAAAGTGCGCGACAAAGTCACCTTGCCGCTGCAAGAGTACATCGTCAAGTCATGGGGTGACGAGTACCCACACTTAGCGCTTAACGAATTTTACTGCATGAAAGTCGTAAAATGTGCTGGCATTGAAGTGCCTGAGTTTTACCTATCCGATGACAACAAGCTCTTCATTATGAAACGCTTTGACATCAAAGATGATGGCAACTACCTAGGTTTTGAAGATATGTGTGTTCTTCAAGCACGCCAAGCCGATGAAAAATACGAAGGCTCCTATGAGCATATCGCCAAAAGCATCAAAACGTTTGTCTCACCAAAATACAAGAAAAAGGCATTAAGAGATTTTTTCAAGATGATGGTCATCAACACACTCGTGCAAAATGGCGATGCACACCTCAAAAACTTTGGTATGCTCTATGAAAACATTCACGATATTTGGCTTGCACCTGCATACGATGTCGTCTGTACGACACTCTACATTCAAAAAGACATCCCTGCTTTGCATCTTTTGGAAAGTAAGAAATGGTGGAGCAAAGCGTTTTTGCTCCGCTTTGGTAAAGAGAGTTGTGAGCTAAGTACCAGCGAAACTCGAGTGCTTTACGATGAATGTGTCGAAGCTTTACGCATCACTGCTCATGAAATGAAAGAGCGCATTGAGATAGAAAATGATTTACATGTAAAAGCATTTTTGAGCAGTTTAATGGAAGCTTTTGAAAGGGAGA
- a CDS encoding helix-turn-helix domain-containing protein, translating to MDLKEFGAHMAQLRKEKKVSQEQLSHDLSISRATISSLENGTSSDVGIKKILHILDYLGYELTCKEKSPFPTFEELRDAR from the coding sequence ATGGATTTAAAAGAGTTTGGAGCGCACATGGCACAACTTCGTAAAGAGAAAAAAGTGTCGCAAGAACAACTCTCTCATGATCTTAGCATCTCTCGTGCCACCATTAGCTCTCTTGAAAATGGAACAAGCTCCGATGTCGGCATCAAAAAAATACTCCACATCCTTGACTACTTAGGGTATGAACTTACATGTAAAGAAAAATCGCCCTTCCCAACTTTTGAGGAGCTAAGAGATGCCAGATAG
- a CDS encoding DUF6172 family protein, translating into MKKIFHLQEENKNSDRLVDAIKHEIRKYIKRERTKKTPEGFHFWEFECKFGETSENAEAIHQADLSEEIDKAHSAKWSECYVEIIAKPAKKPVTPAKVVEEKK; encoded by the coding sequence TTGAAAAAGATATTTCACCTTCAAGAAGAAAATAAAAATAGTGACCGACTTGTGGATGCCATCAAACATGAAATTCGTAAATACATTAAACGTGAACGCACGAAAAAAACACCTGAGGGCTTTCATTTTTGGGAGTTTGAGTGTAAATTTGGTGAGACAAGCGAAAATGCAGAAGCCATTCACCAAGCCGATCTTAGCGAAGAAATCGACAAAGCTCACAGTGCTAAATGGAGCGAGTGTTATGTTGAGATCATCGCTAAACCTGCTAAAAAACCTGTCACTCCTGCTAAAGTCGTAGAAGAAAAAAAATAA
- a CDS encoding thioredoxin fold domain-containing protein → MYTLLRLFFVALMSMATLHAAFLDEESAKAVKEKKLILVNIVSENCPYCKQMTKEVFNNPTYRNKIDQKYVLVVIDQMDPALPDDLHTKYTPANAILSPTRHTILEGYTGYMDPTAFMAILDEAYKTEFQ, encoded by the coding sequence ATGTACACACTCCTAAGACTCTTTTTTGTCGCACTCATGAGTATGGCAACACTTCACGCTGCTTTTTTAGACGAAGAAAGTGCCAAAGCAGTTAAAGAGAAAAAGCTCATTCTTGTCAATATTGTCAGTGAAAATTGCCCTTACTGCAAGCAAATGACAAAAGAGGTTTTCAATAACCCTACCTACCGTAACAAGATTGATCAGAAGTATGTTTTGGTTGTCATTGATCAAATGGACCCAGCTTTACCCGATGATTTACATACCAAATACACTCCTGCCAATGCCATTCTCTCTCCAACTCGCCACACCATTCTTGAGGGGTATACAGGCTACATGGATCCTACTGCCTTTATGGCTATTCTTGATGAAGCCTACAAAACAGAATTTCAATAA
- the def gene encoding peptide deformylase — protein MANIREIYQLGSPVIRSMAAKVEDVHSTQIQTLIDDMIVTCKDSKGVGIAAPQVNCSLAIVIIASEPSERYPSAPQMEPTALINPKIISHSPKMLKDWEGCLSLPGIRAQVPRYSEIEVAYTDRDGNKHHVIYSDFVARVFQHEYDHLIGKVFIDRVESTYDIVMEKEYQRILAQ, from the coding sequence ATGGCAAATATTCGTGAAATTTACCAACTCGGCTCTCCTGTTATCCGAAGTATGGCTGCCAAAGTGGAGGATGTCCATTCCACTCAGATTCAAACGCTCATTGATGATATGATCGTTACATGTAAAGACTCAAAAGGGGTGGGTATTGCAGCTCCTCAAGTGAATTGCTCTTTGGCGATTGTGATTATTGCCTCTGAACCTAGTGAGCGTTACCCTTCTGCGCCACAGATGGAGCCAACTGCACTGATCAATCCCAAGATTATCTCGCATTCCCCCAAGATGCTCAAAGATTGGGAAGGGTGTCTTAGTCTTCCAGGAATCAGAGCACAAGTACCCCGTTACAGCGAAATTGAGGTTGCCTACACCGATAGAGATGGCAACAAACACCATGTCATCTATAGCGACTTTGTTGCCCGTGTCTTTCAGCATGAATATGACCATCTCATCGGTAAAGTCTTTATTGATAGAGTAGAATCAACCTATGACATTGTGATGGAAAAAGAGTATCAACGTATCCTTGCACAGTAA
- a CDS encoding YbgC/FadM family acyl-CoA thioesterase has translation MKTRIYYDDTDAGGVVYHANYLKFCERSRSDLFYEHGRSPAVNGGHFVVRHLEADFLKSAKLGDLIEVKNELIELKNASLILKQEVWKDDVKLFAMTSTLAYVKEGKPCKIDDETKAFFRDLLL, from the coding sequence TTGAAAACACGCATTTACTATGATGATACCGACGCAGGCGGTGTGGTTTATCATGCCAATTACCTTAAATTTTGTGAGCGTTCCCGTAGTGATCTTTTTTATGAACATGGAAGAAGTCCTGCCGTGAATGGTGGGCATTTTGTGGTACGTCATCTTGAAGCAGATTTTTTAAAATCCGCCAAACTGGGTGATCTTATTGAGGTCAAAAATGAACTGATTGAGCTTAAAAACGCTTCATTGATTTTGAAGCAAGAAGTCTGGAAAGACGATGTAAAACTTTTTGCTATGACTTCCACACTTGCGTATGTCAAAGAGGGGAAGCCCTGCAAAATTGATGATGAGACAAAAGCCTTTTTTAGAGACCTTTTACTTTAA
- a CDS encoding MFS transporter: MENINKNIIALGVNSFFTDFATEMILPLLPLFLERFLHTTKSNIGMIEGFAELGVALLIAISGFLSDKLGHRKMLTIVGYGFSNLIKPLAYFASSALMVGIVRVGDRFGKGVRSAPRDALISAFSPAQRSGFIFGFHKMMDSAGAIAGSLSAFLFLHFYGESETTFRLVFALSFVPGMLALLILIVFVSDVRTPPIPFRSFRPFSLSKQFYTLVIFQVAFSLIAMNYSFMVLKSGDNGLALMMIPLAYTLYNFTQSLFAIPIGKLADRLGKPMMLSFMYASFGLSSWFMTWQSPIGAWIGFGCYGFFAGGFNALAKAIISDTTSKELKASAYGIYYGCVGTATFISLTMAGYIWDHYDAQTLFRIVTLGAFALAFILFYAKGIFNTKEQRP, translated from the coding sequence ATGGAAAACATCAATAAAAACATTATCGCGTTAGGTGTGAACAGTTTTTTTACTGATTTTGCAACAGAGATGATCCTTCCCCTCTTACCGCTTTTTTTGGAACGATTTTTACATACTACAAAATCTAATATTGGCATGATCGAAGGATTTGCAGAACTTGGCGTTGCTCTTTTGATTGCTATTTCAGGATTTTTATCCGACAAATTAGGGCACCGAAAAATGCTCACAATCGTAGGGTATGGATTTTCAAATCTTATTAAGCCTTTAGCCTATTTTGCAAGTAGTGCGCTTATGGTTGGTATTGTCCGTGTGGGGGATCGTTTTGGTAAAGGGGTCAGAAGCGCACCAAGAGATGCCTTAATTTCGGCATTTTCACCAGCGCAAAGAAGTGGTTTTATCTTTGGTTTTCATAAAATGATGGATAGTGCTGGTGCCATTGCAGGATCATTATCCGCATTCTTATTTTTGCATTTCTATGGAGAGAGTGAAACAACATTTAGACTTGTATTTGCACTTAGTTTTGTTCCTGGTATGTTGGCTCTGCTGATTTTGATTGTGTTTGTATCGGATGTCAGGACTCCGCCGATTCCTTTTCGCTCATTTAGACCTTTTTCGCTTTCAAAACAATTTTATACGCTAGTTATCTTTCAAGTAGCGTTTAGCCTTATCGCTATGAATTACTCGTTTATGGTCTTAAAATCAGGCGATAATGGACTTGCCCTCATGATGATTCCTTTGGCATATACGCTTTATAATTTCACACAGTCTCTCTTTGCAATTCCTATTGGAAAACTGGCGGATCGCTTAGGTAAACCCATGATGCTGAGTTTCATGTATGCCTCTTTTGGATTGTCTTCATGGTTTATGACATGGCAGAGCCCCATAGGTGCATGGATCGGATTTGGGTGTTATGGATTTTTTGCAGGCGGTTTTAATGCCTTAGCAAAAGCCATCATATCCGATACCACATCCAAAGAGCTTAAAGCTTCAGCATATGGTATTTATTATGGATGTGTGGGAACGGCAACCTTTATTTCTTTAACGATGGCTGGTTATATCTGGGATCATTACGATGCACAAACTCTTTTTCGCATCGTCACGCTTGGAGCTTTTGCCTTAGCATTTATTCTTTTTTATGCCAAAGGTATATTTAACACAAAGGAACAAAGACCTTAA
- a CDS encoding uracil-DNA glycosylase: MTHIEKIRLLKLLYQYRALGFEFFQEYRPLSLSTQPALSQNLEELKSSVAGCHLCALAKSRKKCHFGAGNLKAKVMFIGDNPGVSEDETGMLFTGKSGELLANMIEKVLLIPKEDVYVTTILKCKTPDNRVPTPEEVACCKPYVMQQIQTIRPQIIVALGSTSFHHLTGEYDTPIDKIRGTVLNFGEAKLIPTFHPSFLLRNPSAKKEVFADMLKIRSML; this comes from the coding sequence ATGACTCACATTGAAAAGATACGACTTTTAAAACTTTTATACCAGTACAGAGCTCTTGGATTTGAATTCTTCCAAGAGTATCGACCGCTCTCGTTGAGCACACAACCTGCCCTGTCACAGAATTTAGAAGAGTTAAAAAGTAGTGTCGCAGGATGTCATCTTTGTGCACTTGCAAAGAGTCGTAAAAAATGTCATTTTGGTGCAGGTAATCTGAAAGCTAAAGTGATGTTTATAGGCGATAACCCAGGCGTTAGCGAAGATGAAACAGGAATGCTCTTTACGGGTAAAAGCGGCGAATTGCTCGCAAATATGATCGAAAAAGTTCTTTTGATCCCCAAAGAAGATGTCTATGTCACCACGATTTTGAAGTGTAAAACACCCGATAATCGTGTTCCAACACCTGAAGAAGTTGCTTGTTGCAAACCGTATGTGATGCAACAGATTCAAACCATTCGACCACAAATTATTGTTGCACTTGGATCGACCAGTTTTCATCATCTCACAGGAGAGTATGATACACCCATTGATAAAATACGTGGCACCGTGCTCAATTTTGGTGAAGCCAAATTGATTCCAACGTTCCACCCAAGTTTTTTACTGCGAAACCCCAGCGCTAAAAAAGAGGTTTTTGCAGATATGCTAAAAATAAGGAGCATGTTATGA
- a CDS encoding leucine-rich repeat domain-containing protein has translation MSESIRDFAHWIKSQGLEHTLPRELSKLESLTTLDLSRKKLKSLPESINALQNLSILKISGNRLTELPQSICTLKNLRNLQCENNLLQSLPENFGELSSLVILNLNGNQLTTLPQSFYALSKLTRLTLAVNRLSHLDAAFRNLKKLLHVSLDTNYFESLPEVFGSMQSLYYLDLSFNKLTTLPKSLGEIKELETLILEGNLLQNLPSLEAHDMLVKLNLASNHLTSIDFDISKLEDLKILSLENNLLESVPNTLCKLSKLTSLDLSANRLKSLPECIGNLLHLYELDVEENLLESLPESIQKLTNLKNLFIANNHNLQKPDLPTLEYCDIE, from the coding sequence ATGAGTGAGAGTATTCGCGATTTTGCACATTGGATAAAATCCCAAGGATTGGAACACACCTTGCCTCGTGAACTCTCAAAACTTGAAAGCCTCACTACGCTTGATCTCAGTCGGAAAAAGCTCAAAAGTCTACCTGAAAGCATTAATGCCCTTCAAAATCTTAGCATACTTAAAATTTCAGGTAATAGGCTTACAGAGCTTCCACAAAGTATTTGCACCCTTAAAAATCTTCGTAATTTGCAGTGCGAGAACAACCTTTTACAAAGTCTCCCCGAAAACTTTGGAGAACTAAGCTCTTTAGTCATTTTAAACCTCAATGGAAATCAACTGACGACACTGCCACAAAGTTTTTATGCGCTCTCCAAGCTTACGAGGCTCACTCTTGCTGTCAACCGTTTAAGCCATTTAGATGCTGCCTTTAGAAACCTCAAAAAACTTTTACATGTAAGCTTGGATACCAATTATTTTGAGTCTCTCCCTGAAGTCTTTGGCTCGATGCAATCGCTCTATTATCTCGATCTTTCATTTAATAAACTCACCACATTGCCTAAATCTCTTGGTGAAATCAAAGAGCTTGAAACCCTTATTTTAGAAGGCAATCTTTTGCAAAATCTTCCTTCATTAGAGGCGCACGATATGCTGGTCAAACTCAACCTTGCCTCCAACCATCTCACCTCCATTGACTTTGATATTTCAAAATTAGAAGATTTAAAAATTCTCTCTTTGGAAAACAACCTCTTAGAGAGTGTACCAAACACACTGTGCAAACTCTCCAAACTCACCTCTTTGGATTTGAGTGCTAACCGCCTCAAAAGCCTCCCTGAATGCATTGGAAATCTATTGCACCTCTATGAATTAGATGTCGAAGAAAACCTCCTAGAAAGCCTTCCAGAATCCATTCAAAAGCTGACAAACCTCAAAAATCTTTTTATTGCCAATAACCACAATTTGCAAAAGCCAGACCTCCCAACTTTAGAGTATTGTGACATCGAATAA
- the nifV gene encoding homocitrate synthase — translation MIINDTTLRDGEQAPYVAFNTEEKIAIASALYLAGADELEVGIPAMGAKEQADIKEILALDLPLRIMSWNRATMCDLEASLSCGLTAVDLSIPVSDILIEAKFGGDKTRLLKNLEEVLHVSKSEGIFTCIGGEDSSRADLGFLKEVMELGASLGANRFRYCDTVGIMRPHQIYEHIAYLSSLNLLEIEMHTHNDFGMATANAISGLEAGAMSVNTTVIGLGERAGNASFEQVLMSLAHLFGEKRIINADALKHVVQLVEKASNQSISATMPIVGKNIFSHESGIHVNGMIKHDKAYEAFSPQSVGMTRSYPIGKHSGSSTLLFHLRAMGYEPENEVINKMLPQVREMVTKRKKSSQQKGAKSALYRFKSWIN, via the coding sequence ATGATTATCAACGATACCACACTTCGAGATGGTGAGCAAGCGCCGTATGTTGCGTTTAATACCGAAGAAAAAATTGCCATCGCTTCTGCTTTGTACCTAGCGGGAGCCGATGAGCTTGAAGTGGGAATTCCAGCAATGGGTGCAAAAGAGCAAGCCGACATCAAAGAAATTTTAGCGCTTGATCTTCCACTTCGCATTATGAGTTGGAATCGTGCCACGATGTGCGATCTTGAAGCCTCACTCTCCTGTGGATTAACGGCTGTTGATCTCTCTATTCCCGTATCGGACATTCTCATTGAAGCAAAATTTGGGGGCGACAAAACGCGCCTCTTAAAAAACCTCGAAGAGGTTTTACATGTAAGCAAATCTGAGGGAATTTTTACCTGCATTGGTGGTGAAGATAGTTCACGTGCAGATCTTGGCTTTTTGAAAGAAGTAATGGAATTAGGAGCTAGTCTAGGAGCCAATCGTTTTCGATACTGTGATACCGTAGGCATCATGCGACCCCATCAAATTTATGAGCATATTGCCTACCTTTCAAGCCTCAATCTTTTAGAGATCGAAATGCACACCCACAATGACTTTGGCATGGCAACGGCGAATGCTATTAGTGGTCTTGAAGCGGGGGCTATGAGTGTTAACACGACGGTCATTGGACTGGGTGAACGCGCGGGAAATGCCAGTTTTGAGCAGGTTTTAATGAGTCTTGCCCATCTTTTCGGTGAAAAACGCATTATCAATGCAGACGCTCTTAAACATGTGGTGCAACTGGTCGAAAAAGCTTCCAATCAGAGTATCTCTGCCACAATGCCGATTGTAGGTAAAAATATCTTTTCACACGAATCGGGTATTCATGTTAATGGTATGATTAAACACGATAAAGCCTATGAAGCCTTTTCACCTCAAAGTGTGGGGATGACACGCAGTTATCCTATTGGTAAGCATTCAGGCAGTTCAACACTTCTGTTCCATCTTCGAGCGATGGGGTATGAGCCTGAAAATGAGGTTATCAATAAAATGCTTCCTCAAGTGCGTGAGATGGTGACAAAACGTAAAAAAAGTTCTCAACAAAAAGGAGCTAAGAGCGCTCTATATCGCTTCAAAAGCTGGATAAATTAA
- the nifB gene encoding nitrogenase cofactor biosynthesis protein NifB: MSCSCTSSTNTQNELHASIMQKINNHPCYSQDAHQHYARIHVAVAPACNIQCNYCNRKYDCSNESRPGVTSYKLSPEEAVKKVLHVGGLIQQLSVVGIAGPGDGLANPKQTFETFALLKKYAPDIKLCLSTNGLMIHKHIDEIAKYNIEHVTVTLNSVDESGEIGSKIYPWVFYEHKKHRGVEGAKLLLEKQLLGIQMLVERGILVKVNSVLIPGINDEHLPLVAKKVKELGVFIQNVMPIISKPEYGTKFGLDGVPSATHKQLMKAQEACDINVKLMRHCRQCRADAVGLLGEDRSDEFFKESFADKSFAELSHHYNLNQRMKTHENIETWRRALRAANGKITQEDATNKDELSSTGDTMLVAVTTRGNGLINDHFGSAKEFLIYEAGDKAIKFIMHRKVENSYCMGKENCNGTYPIEEIKNALSDCHLLLTQKIGECPQKELESIHLTCDESFADEPIELSVLKGVRKHFFATA, translated from the coding sequence ATGAGTTGTTCTTGCACATCATCCACCAACACACAAAATGAACTTCATGCTAGCATCATGCAAAAGATTAACAACCACCCTTGTTATAGCCAAGATGCCCACCAACATTATGCGCGTATCCATGTTGCAGTAGCTCCTGCATGTAACATTCAATGCAACTACTGTAACCGCAAGTACGACTGTTCCAACGAAAGTCGTCCCGGTGTTACGAGCTATAAACTAAGCCCCGAAGAGGCAGTGAAAAAAGTCTTACATGTAGGCGGACTCATTCAGCAACTCAGTGTTGTAGGCATTGCAGGGCCAGGCGATGGACTTGCCAATCCTAAGCAAACCTTTGAGACGTTTGCGCTACTTAAAAAATACGCGCCTGACATCAAACTCTGTCTTTCAACGAATGGTTTGATGATTCACAAACATATTGATGAGATTGCTAAATACAACATTGAGCATGTTACCGTAACGCTTAACTCTGTTGATGAGAGCGGTGAAATTGGTTCTAAAATCTACCCATGGGTTTTTTACGAACATAAAAAACACCGTGGTGTGGAAGGTGCAAAATTATTGCTTGAAAAACAGCTTCTTGGTATTCAAATGCTCGTTGAGCGAGGCATTCTTGTCAAAGTGAACTCAGTCTTAATTCCAGGCATCAACGATGAGCATCTTCCTCTCGTTGCTAAAAAAGTCAAAGAGTTGGGTGTTTTTATTCAAAACGTTATGCCAATCATCTCAAAACCAGAATACGGTACTAAATTTGGACTCGATGGCGTTCCAAGTGCTACGCATAAACAACTCATGAAAGCACAAGAAGCCTGTGATATCAATGTCAAATTGATGCGCCATTGTCGCCAATGCAGAGCTGACGCGGTTGGTTTACTCGGTGAAGATCGTAGTGATGAATTTTTCAAAGAGAGTTTTGCTGACAAAAGTTTTGCAGAGCTTTCTCACCATTACAACCTTAACCAACGTATGAAAACCCATGAGAATATCGAAACATGGAGAAGAGCACTCCGAGCTGCCAATGGTAAAATTACTCAAGAAGACGCGACCAATAAAGATGAGCTTAGCTCTACTGGCGATACAATGCTTGTAGCCGTTACCACGCGTGGAAATGGACTGATTAACGACCACTTTGGGAGTGCGAAAGAGTTTTTAATTTACGAAGCAGGCGATAAAGCGATTAAATTTATTATGCACCGTAAAGTCGAAAATTCTTACTGTATGGGTAAAGAGAACTGCAATGGAACCTACCCTATCGAAGAGATCAAAAATGCCCTCTCCGATTGTCATCTTCTCTTAACCCAAAAAATTGGCGAATGTCCACAAAAAGAGTTAGAGAGTATTCACCTCACATGTGATGAGAGTTTTGCGGATGAGCCTATTGAGCTTTCTGTCTTAAAGGGAGTGCGTAAACACTTTTTTGCTACTGCATAA
- a CDS encoding HD domain-containing phosphohydrolase, producing MNSAEKQLAILLEFGKVINKTKSLNDVLESMANFARDILQADRCSIFVYNKEKEELWSKVAHEVHPIHVSTQKGVAGYSALSKETQIVVDAYNDYRFNPDVDKATGYLTHTILAVPLLDNQENTIGVFQALNKKEGFFTNVDAELLLLISNYAASAIENAILYDKLRDTQTKIINKLASVAEFKDQETSKHTKRVGLYSALLADKMGLNQDDIYKIELAAPMHDAGKIGITDTILLKPDRLDQEEFDIVKTHTQIGYDLLFDSENEYLKTAALIALEHHEKWDGTGYPLGKKGEEISIFGRIVAIADVFDALISVRTYKPAWSFEEAYDFLKKNRGTHFDPILIDLFSENIERIRAIYLELRD from the coding sequence ATGAATTCAGCGGAAAAACAGCTTGCCATTTTATTGGAGTTTGGTAAAGTCATTAACAAAACCAAAAGTTTGAACGATGTTTTGGAGTCTATGGCAAATTTTGCACGGGACATCTTACAAGCAGATCGTTGTTCTATTTTTGTCTACAATAAAGAGAAAGAAGAACTCTGGTCAAAAGTGGCACATGAAGTTCATCCCATTCATGTGAGTACCCAAAAAGGTGTTGCAGGGTATTCTGCCCTTTCAAAAGAGACACAAATTGTTGTGGATGCTTACAATGACTACCGTTTTAATCCTGATGTCGATAAAGCCACAGGCTATTTGACACACACTATTCTCGCTGTTCCCTTACTTGACAATCAAGAAAACACCATTGGCGTCTTTCAAGCGCTCAATAAAAAAGAAGGTTTTTTTACCAACGTTGATGCTGAGCTTTTACTTCTTATCTCTAACTACGCCGCTTCAGCCATTGAAAATGCCATTTTATATGACAAACTACGTGATACTCAAACTAAGATTATCAATAAACTCGCTTCTGTTGCAGAATTTAAAGACCAAGAGACATCCAAACACACCAAACGCGTAGGGCTCTACAGTGCACTCTTAGCCGACAAGATGGGTTTAAATCAAGATGATATTTATAAAATTGAACTCGCTGCTCCCATGCATGATGCAGGAAAAATCGGCATTACCGATACTATCTTGCTTAAACCTGATAGACTCGATCAAGAAGAATTTGACATTGTAAAGACACACACTCAAATAGGTTATGACCTTTTATTTGACAGCGAAAACGAATACCTTAAAACTGCCGCACTCATTGCACTGGAACATCATGAAAAATGGGATGGAACTGGCTATCCATTGGGTAAAAAAGGTGAAGAAATTTCTATTTTTGGAAGAATTGTTGCTATCGCCGATGTGTTTGATGCACTTATTTCTGTGCGCACCTATAAACCCGCTTGGAGTTTTGAAGAGGCATATGATTTTCTCAAAAAAAACAGAGGAACACACTTTGACCCTATATTAATTGACCTTTTTAGTGAAAATATTGAAAGAATTCGTGCTATTTATTTAGAACTACGAGATTAG
- a CDS encoding response regulator transcription factor, producing MGFELDISETAVDGLLKLSAQHYDLLLLDLSLPDFSGFEVIKQINNRTSIPIIVLSAHSDLEAKVQAFRFGVDDYLCKPFMLEELEVRMWAILRRCSMIKLEYNKNNLAIDYNSQTILLNQKPLSLTAIEYKILSFLIENKNRVVYRNVLAIHLSSLSSPQSLNYHIQNIRKKLDDDPKKPKYIMTEYGTGYRLVL from the coding sequence GTGGGTTTTGAATTGGATATTTCAGAAACGGCGGTTGATGGGCTTTTAAAGCTTTCGGCACAGCATTATGATCTTCTACTTCTCGACCTTAGCCTACCTGATTTCAGCGGTTTCGAGGTGATTAAACAGATCAATAATCGAACAAGTATTCCTATTATTGTATTAAGTGCCCATTCTGATTTAGAAGCGAAAGTACAAGCCTTTCGTTTTGGGGTAGATGACTATTTATGCAAACCGTTTATGCTTGAAGAGTTAGAAGTGCGTATGTGGGCAATTTTGAGACGCTGTTCTATGATTAAACTGGAATACAATAAAAATAATCTTGCCATTGATTACAATAGCCAAACAATCTTACTCAATCAAAAACCACTCTCACTTACCGCAATTGAGTATAAAATACTTTCTTTCCTCATAGAAAACAAAAATAGAGTGGTTTATCGCAATGTTTTAGCGATTCATCTCTCCTCTTTAAGCTCTCCACAATCTCTAAATTACCATATTCAAAATATTCGTAAAAAGCTTGATGATGACCCAAAGAAGCCAAAATACATTATGACAGAGTATGGAACAGGCTATCGTTTAGTGTTATAA